The proteins below come from a single Cryptococcus gattii WM276 chromosome D, complete sequence genomic window:
- a CDS encoding Ornithine-oxo-acid transaminase, putative (Similar to TIGR gene model, INSD accession AAW46513.1), producing the protein MSSIASSASPLKSTKPTLSSQEVMNLEHEYSAHNYHPLPVCFEKGVGAHVWDPEGNEYLDFLSAYSAVNQGHCHPEILNTLVTQASKLTLSSRAFYSSNLGPFAKKITSMFGYDMVLPMNTGAEAVETAIKLARKWGYEKKKIPDGKAKVLSVEGNFHGRTIGIISMSTDPESRTGFGPFLENVGPRWDTGLIRYNHPEDLEKVLEKHGDEVAAFLVEPIQGEAGIFVPDDGYLAKCAEICKKYNVLLICDEIQTGLCRTGKMLCFEWDNIRPDIVILGKALSGGMYPVSCVLADKDIMLCIKPGEHGSTYGGNPLGCAVAMTALDVLVKEDLANRSLQLGEIFRSELAKLKSPLIKLIRGRGLFNGVVIDERASKKGRTAWQLCLLMKSKGLLAKPTHVNIIRFAPPLVISEEDVRKAVKIIGESLEELDTIEKIPGDEGEEHEAAIKLDD; encoded by the exons ATGTCCTCAATCGCTTCGAGTGCTTCTCCCCTTAAGTCAACCAAGCCCACCCTCTCCAGCCAGGAGGTTATGAACCTCGAGCACGAGTACTCGGC TCACAATTACCACCCCCTTCCTGT CTGTTTCGAGAAAGGTGTGGGTGCCCACGTCTGGGACCCCGAGGGCAATGAGTACCTTGACTTCCTTTCTGCCTACTC AGCAGTTAATCAGGGCCATTGCCACCCCGAAATTT TGAACACCCTTGTCACTCAAGCCTCCAAACTCACCCTCTCCTCCCGAGCTTTCTACTCCTCTAACCTTGGTCCGTTTGCTAAGAAGATTACCTCCATGTTTGGATACGACATGGTTCTACCTATGAACACTGGTGCCGAGGCCGTTGAGACTGCTATCAAACTCGCCCGTAAGTGGGGTTacgagaagaagaagattcCCGACGGCAAGGCCAAGGTCCTTTCTGTCGAGGGTAACTTCCACGGAAGGACTATTGGTATTATCTCCATGTCCACCGACCCGGAGTCTAGAACTGGTTTTGGTCCTTTCTTAGAAAACGTTGGCCCTAGATGGGACACCGGGTTGATCAGGTACAACCACCCCGAGGATTTGGAGAAGGTGCTCGAGAAGCACGGCGATGAAGTTGCAGCCTTCTTGGTTGAGCCCATTCAGGGTGAGGCGGG TATCTTCGTTCCTGACGATGGTTACCTTGCCAAGTGCGCTGAGATCTGCAAAAAATACAACGTTCTTTTGATCTGTGATGAGATTCAGACTGGTCTTTGCCGAACCGGTAAGATGCTCTGCTTCGAGTGGGACAACATTAGGCCGGACATTGTCATTCTTGGCAAAGCCCTTTCCGGCGGTA TGTACCCCGTCTCTTGTGTCCTCGCCGATAAGGACATTATGCTTTGCATTAAGCCCGGAGAGCACGGTTCTACCTACGGCGGTAACCCTCTCGGTTGCGCTGTCGCCATGACTGCTCTCGACGTTCTTGTCAAGGAGGATCTCGCCAACCGATCCCTCCAGCTTGGTGAAATCTTCCGGTCCGAACTTGCCAAGCTCAAGTCTCCTTTGATCAAGCTTATTCGTGGACGAGGATTATTCAACGGTGTGGTTATCGATGAACGCGCGAGCAAAAAGGGAAGGACAGCGTGGCAGCTTTGTCTGTTAATGAAAAGCAAGGGCTTGTTGGCCAAGCCTACTCACGTCAACAT TATCCGATTCGCTCCCCCACTCGTAATCAGCGAGGAGGATGTTCGCAAAGCTGTCAAAATCATCGGCGAGTCTCTTGAGGAGCTGGACACT ATTGAAAAGATTCCCGGTGATGAGGGTGAGGAGCACGAAGCTGCCATCAAGCTTGATGACTAA